A single Hippocampus zosterae strain Florida chromosome 1, ASM2543408v3, whole genome shotgun sequence DNA region contains:
- the zgc:77880 gene encoding zf-DHHC domain-containing protein isoform X1: MASLCCRRDPCGVVCLILTYFSVFYADYVVVQYVLIPAYSGSIWCSLHGSAFNVILLLLLACHSKAVFSDPGVVPLPDTALDFSDLRSQSSRMSDRGCEGWTVCSRCETYRPPRAHHCRVCQRCIRRMDHHCPWINNCVGELNQKYFIQFLFYTGVASVYATLLVVSAWVWRIRSERDGGGDEGGDDAPGKHLIVYVPFQVANSPACCFLTCVCALQRALHHPAGGVGALRCLRPGHLFRSVGVHHRRRNAHRADEEQAAADEGTRLVVVVLAAATSPRHAQAQAGAAAGGFRTRFRVVLAPSTLLWRPVGRRRGLLGPA, from the exons ATGGCGTCCCTATGCTGCCGGCGAGACCCGTGCGGCGTAGTCTGTCTAATTTTGACGTACTTCAGCGTGTTCTACGCGGACTACGTGGTGGTGCAGTACGTCCTCATCCCCGCGTACTCGGGCAG CATTTGGTGCAGCCTCCACGGCTCCGCCTTCAACGTCATCCTGCTGCTCCTACTCGCTTGCCACTCCAAGGCGGTCTTCTCGGACCCAG GTGTGGTGCCGCTACCGGACACGGCGCTCGACTTCTCCGACCTCCGCTCGCAGTCTTCGCGGATGAGCGACAGG GGCTGCGAGGGCTGGACGGTGTGCAGCCGCTGCGAAACCTACAGACCGCCGCGGGCGCATCACTGCCGTGTATGCCAAAGATGTATACGCCGCATGGATCATCACTGCCCGTG GATCAATAACTGCGTGGGAGAACTGAACCAGAAGTATTTCATCCAGTTCCTCTTCTATACGG GCGTGGCCAGCGTGTACGCCACGCTGCTGGTGGTGTCGGCTTGGGTGTGGCGCATCCGCAGCGAGagggacggcggcggcgacgagGGGGGGGACGATGCGCCCGGCAAGCACTTGATCGTGTACGTCCCATTTCAAGTGGCAAACTCGCCGGCGTGTTGTTTCCTGACGTGTGTTTGTGCTCTCCAGCGCGCATTACATCATCCTGCTGGTGGAGTCGGTGCTCTTCGGTGTCTTCGTCCTGGTCATCTTTTTCGATCAG TTGGCGTCCATCATCGCCGACGAAACGCCCATCGAGCAGATGAGGAACAGGCTGCTGCTGATGAAGGAACGAGGCTCGTTGTCGTCGTCCTCGCAGCTGCCACCTCACCACGCCACGCGCAAGCCCAAGCTGGCGCTGCTGCGGGAGGTTTTCGGACGAG GTTCCGTGTTGTGCTGGCTCCTTCCACTCTACTCTGGCGGCCCGTCGGTCGGAGGCGTGGCCTACTCGGCCCTGCCTGA
- the stk26 gene encoding serine/threonine-protein kinase 26 produces MEVPGMQSSQIDPEELFTKQDRIGKGSFGEVFKGIDNRSLSVVAIKIIDLEEAEDEIEDIQQEITVLSQCDSPYITKYYGSYLKGSKLWIIMEYLGGGSALDLLRAGPFDESQIATMLKEILKGLDYLHSEKKIHRDIKAANVLLSEHGQVKLADFGVAGQLTDTQIKRETFVGTPFWMAPEVIQQSAYDFKADIWSLGITAIELAKGEPPNSEMHPMRVLFLIPKSPPPTLTGDFSKSFKEFTEACLNKDPAFRPTAKELLKHKFIVKHCKKTSYLSELIDRYRRWREQGHSDSSDNDSDGESSDKRDGDSPEWSFTTVRKRKTDERPHINGQLRREGQTAGSPSSSLGTVIAPVFSELKQQHKEHSEKRLAIEELEHNIRLTEDACPGITDRMVTHIVARFNAN; encoded by the exons ATGGAGGTTCCCGGCATGCAG agttctcagatcGATCCAGAAGAATTATTCACCAAACAGGACCGCATCGGCAAAGGATCGTTTGGCGAG GTGTTCAAAGGCATCGACAACCGCTCGCTCAGCGTGGTGGCCATCAAGATCATCGACCTGGAGGAGGCCGAGGATGAAATCGAGGACATCCAGCAGGAGATCACCGTGCTGAGCCAGTGCGACAGTCCCTACATCACCAAGTATTACGGCTCCTACCTCAAA GGAAGCAAATTGTGGATCATCATGGAGTACCTCGGTGGCGGTTCTGCACTCGACTTG CTTCGTGCCGGTCCCTTTGATGAGTCCCAAATCGCCACCATGCTGAAGGAGATCCTGAAGGGTCTGGACTACCTCCACTCTGAGAAGAAGATCCACAGAGACATCAAAG CCGCCAACGTGCTCTTGTCGGAGCACGGCCAGGTGAAGCTGGCCGACTTCGGGGTGGCCGGTCAGCTGACGGATACGCAGATCAAGCGCGAGACCTTCGTGGGGACGCCGTTCTGGATGGCGCCCGAAGTCATCCAGCAGTCTGCGTACGACTTCAAG GCGGACATTTGGTCGCTGGGCATCACGGCCATCGAGCTGGCCAAGGGGGAACCCCCCAATTCGGAAATGCACCCCATGAGGGTGCTCTTCCTCATCCCCAAGTCGCCTCCCCCGACGCTGACGGGCGACTTCTCCAAGAGCTTCAAAGAGTTCACCGAGGCCTGCCTCAACAAGGACCCCGCCTTT CGTCCCACCGCCAAGGAGTTGCTCAAGCACAAGTTCATCGTCAAACACTGTAAGAAGACGTCCTACCTGAGCGAGTTGATCGACAGATACCGAAGGTGGCGGGAGCAAGGGCACAGCGATAGCAGCGACAACGACTCAGACGG CGAGTCCAGTGACAAAAGGGACGGCGACTCCCCCGAGTGGAGCTTCACGACGGTGCGCAAGCGCAAGACGGACGAACGGCCGCACATCAACGGCCAGCTGAGGAGAGAAGGACAAACCGCCGGGAGCCCGTCCTCCAGTCTCGGCACCGTCATCGCGCCCGTCTTCAGCGAG TTGAAGCAGCAGCACAAGGAGCACTCGGAAAAGCGGTTGGCTATCGAAGAGCTGGAACATAACATCCGACTGACCGAGGACGCCTGTCCCGGTATCACCGATCGGATGGTGACGCACATCGTTGCCAG GTTCAATGCCAACTGA
- the zgc:77880 gene encoding zf-DHHC domain-containing protein isoform X2 → MASLCCRRDPCGVVCLILTYFSVFYADYVVVQYVLIPAYSGSIWCSLHGSAFNVILLLLLACHSKAVFSDPGVVPLPDTALDFSDLRSQSSRMSDRGCEGWTVCSRCETYRPPRAHHCRVCQRCIRRMDHHCPWINNCVGELNQKYFIQFLFYTGVASVYATLLVVSAWVWRIRSERDGGGDEGGDDAPGKHLIVAHYIILLVESVLFGVFVLVIFFDQLASIIADETPIEQMRNRLLLMKERGSLSSSSQLPPHHATRKPKLALLREVFGRGSVLCWLLPLYSGGPSVGGVAYSALPDYDV, encoded by the exons ATGGCGTCCCTATGCTGCCGGCGAGACCCGTGCGGCGTAGTCTGTCTAATTTTGACGTACTTCAGCGTGTTCTACGCGGACTACGTGGTGGTGCAGTACGTCCTCATCCCCGCGTACTCGGGCAG CATTTGGTGCAGCCTCCACGGCTCCGCCTTCAACGTCATCCTGCTGCTCCTACTCGCTTGCCACTCCAAGGCGGTCTTCTCGGACCCAG GTGTGGTGCCGCTACCGGACACGGCGCTCGACTTCTCCGACCTCCGCTCGCAGTCTTCGCGGATGAGCGACAGG GGCTGCGAGGGCTGGACGGTGTGCAGCCGCTGCGAAACCTACAGACCGCCGCGGGCGCATCACTGCCGTGTATGCCAAAGATGTATACGCCGCATGGATCATCACTGCCCGTG GATCAATAACTGCGTGGGAGAACTGAACCAGAAGTATTTCATCCAGTTCCTCTTCTATACGG GCGTGGCCAGCGTGTACGCCACGCTGCTGGTGGTGTCGGCTTGGGTGTGGCGCATCCGCAGCGAGagggacggcggcggcgacgagGGGGGGGACGATGCGCCCGGCAAGCACTTGATCGT CGCGCATTACATCATCCTGCTGGTGGAGTCGGTGCTCTTCGGTGTCTTCGTCCTGGTCATCTTTTTCGATCAG TTGGCGTCCATCATCGCCGACGAAACGCCCATCGAGCAGATGAGGAACAGGCTGCTGCTGATGAAGGAACGAGGCTCGTTGTCGTCGTCCTCGCAGCTGCCACCTCACCACGCCACGCGCAAGCCCAAGCTGGCGCTGCTGCGGGAGGTTTTCGGACGAG GTTCCGTGTTGTGCTGGCTCCTTCCACTCTACTCTGGCGGCCCGTCGGTCGGAGGCGTGGCCTACTCGGCCCTGCCTGACTACGACGTCTGA